In Gimesia benthica, a single window of DNA contains:
- a CDS encoding anti-sigma factor — translation MNQNPQHPDGDRKDPEEIISAFLDGLLTEEESQEFLKRLKSDEASRELYLEMMNLDSMLQWEQGQTEPLPEEFCTPEIITQTEPAQDLKVASTRKQLAFTRYALAATLAVCVCLAMLLLMESQPAQAIARIDSSDGVPAAMIIEEHDAVWERTEWTQDVSKPLVPGWLKLKSGRALIDFLGGTTIALEGPAELGLNSDSRAYLKSGRLAVVGTSRNHDFTLTTANLTILSQSANFGLAVNPDNESELHVFDGSVQVTRSLSRPDEDIDQEQVPDQPILVEAGQAIVFNNQGREQNRLVADQETFPARSQFSVADPPGDIPAIDFASTKIEPYSFQDGQYELPTDYQLIENGKGIRLWGNAWKSVEVNQEITPDTVIEFDFRSSHQGQIHGFGFDIDREYNRENHTFQIYGYEAWSHIGQQFNTYSGTGWKRFRIRVGRYLTGKYRYLHFIADEDVIARAESQFRNVRIYEAPTQP, via the coding sequence ATGAATCAAAATCCACAACATCCTGACGGGGATCGGAAAGACCCCGAAGAAATCATTTCTGCCTTCCTCGACGGTCTGCTCACCGAGGAAGAAAGTCAGGAGTTTCTGAAACGACTCAAGTCCGATGAGGCGTCACGCGAGCTCTACCTGGAGATGATGAATCTCGATTCCATGCTGCAGTGGGAACAGGGACAGACGGAACCCCTGCCCGAGGAATTCTGTACTCCCGAAATCATCACCCAGACCGAGCCTGCACAGGATCTCAAAGTCGCTTCGACGCGCAAACAGCTGGCCTTCACCCGGTATGCACTCGCTGCCACCCTGGCCGTCTGTGTCTGCCTGGCCATGCTGCTGCTCATGGAGAGCCAGCCCGCGCAGGCCATCGCGCGAATCGATTCCAGCGATGGTGTTCCCGCTGCCATGATCATTGAAGAACACGATGCTGTCTGGGAACGGACTGAGTGGACTCAGGATGTCAGCAAGCCCCTGGTTCCCGGCTGGCTCAAGCTGAAATCGGGGCGTGCCCTGATTGACTTTCTGGGAGGCACTACGATTGCGCTGGAAGGTCCTGCTGAACTGGGCCTCAATTCAGACAGCCGTGCTTATCTGAAATCGGGTCGACTGGCTGTCGTCGGGACATCACGCAACCATGACTTCACTCTCACCACGGCCAACCTGACGATCCTTTCGCAGTCCGCCAACTTCGGCCTGGCCGTCAACCCGGACAACGAATCCGAACTGCACGTCTTCGACGGAAGCGTGCAGGTGACCCGCTCCCTCTCCCGCCCCGATGAAGACATCGACCAGGAACAGGTGCCTGATCAGCCGATCCTCGTCGAAGCCGGTCAGGCCATTGTGTTCAACAACCAGGGACGGGAACAGAATCGGCTGGTCGCAGACCAGGAAACCTTTCCGGCCCGCAGCCAGTTCTCTGTCGCCGATCCTCCCGGTGATATCCCCGCGATTGACTTCGCTTCCACGAAGATTGAGCCTTACAGTTTTCAGGATGGCCAGTACGAGCTGCCCACCGACTATCAGCTGATTGAAAACGGCAAAGGCATTCGGCTGTGGGGCAACGCCTGGAAGAGTGTGGAAGTAAACCAGGAAATCACTCCCGATACGGTCATCGAGTTCGATTTCCGTTCCTCTCACCAGGGACAGATTCACGGGTTTGGTTTCGATATCGACCGGGAATACAACCGGGAAAACCACACGTTCCAGATCTACGGCTACGAAGCCTGGTCACACATCGGCCAGCAGTTCAATACCTATTCGGGAACGGGCTGGAAACGGTTCCGGATTCGCGTAGGCCGCTATCTGACCGGGAAATACCGTTACCTGCACTTCATCGCCGATGAAGATGTGATCGCCCGGGCCGAAAGCCAGTTCCGCAACGTGCGCATCTACGAAGCCCCGACACAGCCTTAA
- a CDS encoding NCS2 family permease encodes MKQNHYPLFVRRDLDGFFALMIDNLVQLLLIVALCGLCGISADSEILLQYILPGAALSILVGNIFYAWQAHQLAKNENRTDVCALPYGINTPSLLVYIFFVMVPVYQRTSSAEAAWQMGLLACFGSGVIEFLGAFVADRVRKVTPRAALLSTLAGIAIGFISMTFMLKIYQRPMIAMLPAAVVLLTLFSKTKLPFHMPGGLLAIIVGTICAWVLPEVIPQLMEGAPMSVEAIKTSWDQWGWYPPHFAGGALWELLKQPSEWVGYMSVIFPMGLFNVIGSMQNIESAEAAGDSYPAKPSMLANGAGTIVASLLGSCFPTTIYIGHPGWKEMGSRAGYSTLNGIFFMLICLTGTTGVISNIIPLEAGIAIVLWIGMVITAQAFNASPSRHAPAVALGLFPAIAAWGMTVMQGTLLVGGGKNLQEILTANPFTEVNGFLMNGMVVMERGFIFTCMILAAICACLIDGKYRSAAIWSVIAAIFAFLGLTSAYEVVGNDIHFRLAFTEGTKEALTFSATGIGVGYLLFAATFLVLGGTRDAEPTIETEEEPNPRIEPGH; translated from the coding sequence ATGAAGCAAAACCATTACCCCCTCTTCGTACGACGCGATCTGGACGGTTTTTTCGCGCTGATGATCGACAACCTCGTGCAGCTGCTGCTGATTGTGGCGCTGTGCGGGTTGTGTGGCATCAGTGCCGATTCGGAAATTCTGCTGCAATACATTCTGCCTGGTGCCGCCCTGAGTATTCTGGTGGGTAATATCTTTTACGCCTGGCAGGCACATCAGCTGGCGAAAAATGAGAATCGTACCGATGTGTGTGCGCTGCCTTATGGGATTAACACGCCGTCGCTGCTGGTCTATATCTTCTTCGTGATGGTGCCCGTCTATCAGCGGACCAGCAGCGCGGAAGCAGCCTGGCAGATGGGGTTACTGGCCTGCTTCGGGAGTGGCGTGATTGAATTCCTGGGGGCCTTCGTGGCGGACCGGGTCCGCAAGGTGACACCCCGGGCGGCCCTGCTGTCGACCCTCGCGGGAATCGCGATCGGGTTCATCTCGATGACCTTTATGCTGAAGATCTATCAACGGCCCATGATCGCGATGCTGCCGGCGGCAGTAGTGCTGCTGACGCTCTTTTCCAAGACCAAGCTTCCTTTTCACATGCCGGGCGGATTGCTGGCGATCATCGTGGGAACCATTTGTGCCTGGGTTCTACCGGAAGTGATCCCGCAGTTGATGGAGGGCGCGCCGATGAGTGTCGAGGCGATTAAAACCTCTTGGGATCAATGGGGCTGGTATCCGCCCCATTTTGCGGGTGGCGCCCTCTGGGAACTGCTCAAACAGCCGAGTGAGTGGGTGGGTTACATGTCGGTGATTTTCCCGATGGGCCTGTTCAATGTCATCGGCAGTATGCAGAACATCGAATCCGCTGAAGCGGCCGGCGACAGCTATCCTGCGAAGCCTTCGATGCTGGCCAACGGTGCCGGGACGATTGTGGCTTCACTGCTGGGCAGCTGTTTCCCGACGACGATTTATATCGGTCATCCTGGGTGGAAAGAGATGGGATCGCGGGCCGGCTATTCGACGCTGAACGGGATCTTTTTCATGCTGATCTGTCTGACAGGGACGACCGGCGTGATCAGCAACATCATTCCGCTGGAAGCCGGGATCGCGATTGTGCTCTGGATCGGAATGGTCATCACGGCTCAGGCGTTTAATGCGTCTCCGTCGCGGCACGCTCCCGCCGTGGCGCTGGGGCTGTTTCCAGCGATCGCAGCCTGGGGCATGACGGTGATGCAGGGAACACTGCTCGTGGGCGGAGGAAAAAATCTACAGGAGATTTTGACTGCGAATCCGTTTACCGAGGTGAATGGATTTCTGATGAACGGCATGGTGGTGATGGAGCGGGGCTTCATCTTCACCTGTATGATTCTGGCGGCGATCTGTGCCTGCCTGATTGATGGCAAATATCGATCGGCGGCCATCTGGTCCGTCATCGCGGCGATCTTCGCGTTTCTCGGTTTAACGAGCGCTTACGAAGTTGTGGGGAACGACATCCACTTCCGCCTGGCGTTTACCGAAGGGACCAAAGAGGCACTCACTTTCAGTGCCACGGGCATTGGTGTGGGCTACCTGTTGTTCGCGGCGACCTTCCTGGTTCTGGGCGGGACTCGCGACGCAGAGCCAACCATCGAAACGGAAGAAGAACCCAATCCCCGGATAGAACCGGGGCACTGA
- a CDS encoding adenosine kinase: MQYDVYGVGNALVDIQARISDATLEKLGYAKGIMTLVDEEAQQKVLGELDGAPLSQCAGGSAANTILGIADFGGKAAYAGKVGSDMLGEFDLADMRKLGVTIEVPPAAEGQTGTCVVLITDDAQRTMLTNLGVSATLSVEDINEEHIKQSKYVYVEGYLFTGETQKKAAYRAIELAKKHNVKVAFTVSDPFLINLFRDEFQQLIEGPVDLLFCNLEEARSLTGEHDAVDCAHVIHHHVPNLALTLGGDGSILMHEGKVIPIEGVETDAIDTTGAGDMYAAGILYGITNGLTWHQAGHLASHAAARIVSQLGARLKNPFTEDEIKELLS; encoded by the coding sequence ATGCAGTACGACGTTTATGGTGTGGGTAATGCTCTCGTTGATATTCAGGCACGTATTTCCGATGCCACCCTGGAAAAGCTGGGTTATGCCAAAGGGATTATGACCCTCGTCGATGAAGAGGCACAGCAGAAAGTGCTGGGCGAACTGGATGGAGCACCGCTTTCACAGTGTGCGGGTGGTTCTGCAGCGAATACGATTCTGGGGATCGCCGACTTCGGTGGGAAAGCGGCCTATGCGGGTAAAGTGGGCAGTGACATGCTGGGCGAATTCGACCTGGCAGACATGCGGAAGCTCGGGGTGACGATCGAAGTTCCTCCCGCCGCCGAAGGACAGACCGGAACCTGCGTGGTGCTGATTACAGACGACGCTCAGCGGACGATGCTGACCAACCTGGGGGTCTCTGCGACACTCAGTGTGGAAGACATCAACGAAGAACACATCAAGCAGTCGAAATATGTGTATGTCGAGGGCTACCTGTTCACGGGAGAGACCCAGAAAAAAGCCGCCTATCGCGCGATTGAACTGGCCAAGAAGCATAACGTGAAGGTGGCATTCACCGTCTCCGACCCGTTCCTGATTAACCTGTTCCGGGACGAGTTCCAGCAGCTGATTGAAGGTCCTGTCGACCTGCTGTTCTGCAATCTGGAAGAAGCCCGCAGCCTGACCGGCGAACATGACGCCGTCGACTGTGCTCACGTGATTCATCACCACGTTCCGAACCTGGCACTGACGCTGGGCGGCGACGGTTCAATCCTGATGCACGAAGGCAAAGTGATTCCCATCGAAGGAGTCGAGACAGACGCCATCGATACTACCGGTGCCGGTGACATGTACGCTGCCGGCATTCTGTATGGCATTACCAACGGTCTGACCTGGCACCAGGCCGGGCACCTGGCCTCCCATGCTGCCGCCCGCATTGTCTCGCAGCTGGGCGCGCGACTGAAGAATCCTTTCACCGAGGATGAAATCAAGGAACTGCTCAGTTGA
- the thiC gene encoding phosphomethylpyrimidine synthase ThiC translates to MTNSSSSYDLLYSLPPIGGNPSTRGQQTNPGSFANPPQIAPGVKGALTFSSPDTPGMPEVSDKTAWDFMPAGWELKPGFEENYETADAWTPPADFLPVTQLEFARCGTITPEMERVAEREPHLTAEQIRDEIAAGRMIIPANKVHLGYQLDPMAIGRASKTKVNANMGASPVSSGTDEEIEKLKWAQQWGADTVMDLSTGGDIDGCRQAIIQNSTVPIGTVPIYSMIIARRLEDLDHASILQMLQHQAKQGVDYFTIHAGVLREHLELVAQRLIGIVSRGGSLLAKWMLHNKQQNPMYDLWDDICDIMREYDVSFSIGDGLRPGGLADGSDRAQLAELCVLGELTERAWQKGVQVMIEGPGHISFDQIEFNMKVQRKLCHGAPFYVLGPLVTDIFPGYDHITSCIGATAAGYHGASMLCYVTPKEHLGLPKKDDVKQGCIAYKIAAHAADVALGIPGTRNRDDELTEARAALNWEKHFELSFDPDTARALHDEDLDVDTDFCAMCGHDWCSVRISKEIQEFMSGKSEDYAWDKAKKSLPLTAEQKEILEKRGVLSPDQIHKLASKVKKEMTGDQDKASCHSDYVDPESAQQMQTSKELPVLNERP, encoded by the coding sequence ATGACCAACTCCTCCTCTTCTTATGACCTGCTGTACTCACTGCCACCCATTGGCGGAAACCCCTCAACACGGGGCCAGCAGACCAACCCGGGAAGTTTCGCTAATCCGCCCCAGATCGCCCCTGGAGTCAAAGGCGCCCTGACGTTCTCCTCTCCCGATACCCCGGGAATGCCGGAAGTATCGGACAAAACCGCCTGGGATTTCATGCCCGCCGGCTGGGAACTGAAACCGGGATTTGAAGAGAACTACGAAACCGCCGATGCCTGGACGCCGCCGGCTGACTTTCTGCCGGTCACCCAGCTCGAATTCGCCCGTTGTGGCACCATCACTCCGGAAATGGAACGGGTCGCTGAACGGGAACCGCACCTGACCGCAGAGCAGATTCGCGATGAAATCGCTGCCGGCCGGATGATCATTCCCGCCAACAAGGTACACCTGGGCTACCAGCTCGATCCCATGGCCATCGGTCGTGCATCCAAAACCAAGGTCAACGCCAACATGGGCGCTTCCCCCGTTTCCTCGGGGACCGATGAAGAAATCGAAAAGCTGAAATGGGCCCAGCAATGGGGCGCCGACACCGTGATGGACCTCTCCACCGGCGGCGATATTGACGGCTGCCGTCAGGCCATCATCCAGAACAGCACCGTCCCCATTGGAACCGTGCCGATCTACTCCATGATTATTGCCCGTCGTCTGGAAGATCTGGATCACGCCAGCATCCTGCAGATGCTGCAACACCAGGCCAAACAGGGTGTGGACTACTTCACCATCCATGCCGGCGTCCTGCGGGAACACCTCGAACTGGTGGCCCAGCGTCTGATCGGCATCGTCAGCCGCGGCGGATCACTGCTGGCCAAGTGGATGCTTCACAACAAACAACAGAACCCGATGTACGATCTCTGGGATGACATCTGCGACATCATGCGGGAATATGACGTCAGCTTCTCGATTGGTGACGGTCTGCGACCCGGTGGTCTCGCCGACGGATCCGACCGGGCTCAGCTGGCAGAACTCTGCGTCCTGGGTGAGCTGACCGAACGCGCCTGGCAAAAAGGGGTGCAGGTCATGATCGAAGGCCCCGGTCATATTTCCTTCGACCAGATCGAATTCAATATGAAAGTCCAGCGGAAACTCTGTCACGGAGCTCCGTTCTATGTACTGGGGCCCTTGGTTACTGATATCTTCCCCGGCTACGACCATATCACCAGCTGTATCGGTGCGACCGCCGCGGGTTACCACGGGGCCAGCATGCTCTGCTACGTGACTCCCAAAGAACACCTCGGTCTGCCCAAGAAAGATGACGTCAAACAGGGTTGTATCGCTTACAAGATCGCTGCCCACGCAGCCGACGTCGCCCTGGGAATTCCCGGTACCCGTAACCGTGACGACGAACTGACCGAAGCCCGCGCTGCCCTCAACTGGGAAAAGCACTTCGAACTCAGCTTCGATCCGGACACCGCCCGGGCTCTGCACGACGAAGACCTCGACGTTGACACCGACTTCTGTGCGATGTGCGGACACGACTGGTGCAGCGTGCGAATCTCCAAGGAAATTCAGGAGTTCATGTCGGGCAAATCGGAAGATTATGCCTGGGATAAAGCAAAGAAATCGCTGCCGCTGACTGCAGAACAGAAGGAAATTCTGGAAAAACGGGGCGTACTCAGCCCAGACCAGATTCACAAGCTGGCCTCCAAGGTCAAGAAAGAAATGACCGGCGACCAGGACAAAGCATCCTGCCACAGCGACTACGTCGATCCGGAATCGGCTCAACAGATGCAGACTTCCAAAGAGCTGCCTGTGCTAAATGAACGCCCCTGA